From a single Anoplolepis gracilipes chromosome 3, ASM4749672v1, whole genome shotgun sequence genomic region:
- the LOC140663943 gene encoding uncharacterized protein produces MTENLIKEQKKEIMKLFARPKCLTEAIASVITLNRLMGFRAFEYPRGQSRPVLSLLYLLLLYCLYCNYSLYALEKEYHMYTITASLELLFYKILYYISTFFIFVKLLLGWWYSKRFAACYKKLSEIDETLRQLGSVIKYDRMYFTIIGVMIIWIIFNFAICIIIYMTMRAHADVHVIIIMIAVNSYSVTASAIVIFEFYIFVKCLEMRFDFINRLLREHLTMLSVKEIKLGFFEMQDYTKIMNVEQQCSFPIKILSQWCGQVHFLSHFQKEKLQNRAQKHNSIKTKCQKRKYFLQIIKQVHLELCKVSKTVCTILGIQTVCEIGIIIMSLTGHFYSLYIRYYTHNITDLVLQQIILTIILNFLHILKITILSRVCKHATNKGNETIEIIYSIYGCDAEFDVQEEIQQFDIQMLQSPLKFSAYGISLDNSVLTMMLKVIITYLIIMIQLNN; encoded by the exons ATGAccgaaaatttaatcaaagaacagaagaaagaaattatgaaGCTATTTGCGCGTCCAAAATGCTTGACCGAGGCGATAGCATCAGTGATAACTCTGAACCGTTTAATGGGATTTCGTGCTTTTGAGTATCCTCGTGGTCAATCAAGACCTGTACTCAGCTTGCTCTATCTTTTACTTCTTTATTGTTTGTATTGTAATTACTCGTTGTATGCTTTGGAAAAGGAATATCATATGTATACGATAACAGCATCGCTGGAATTGCTcttctacaaaatattatactacatTAGTACTTTTTTCATCTTTGTCAAATTGCTACTGGGCTGGTGGTATTCGAAG AGGTTTGCAGCTTGCTATAAAAAACTCTCCGAGATCGATGAAACCTTACGACAGCTTGGATCGGtgataaaatatgatagaatgtattttacaataatcgGAGTAATGATAATCTGGATTATATTCAACTTCGCTATctgcattataatatacatgacAATGCGAGCGCATGCAGATGTACATGTCATAATCATCATGATAGCAGTGAATTCGTATTCAGTGACTGCCAGTGCTATTGTCATTTTCGAATTCTACATATTTGTAAA ATGCCTAGAAATGAGGTTTGACTTTATCAACCGACTTTTACGTGAACATTTAACAATGTTATCGGTAAAAGAGATAAAGTTAGGCTTTTTTGAAATGCAAGATTATACTAAAATCATGAATGTTGAGCAACAATGTTCGtttcctataaaaatattatctcaatGGTGTGGACAAGTGCATTTTTTATCTCACTTCCAGAAAGAGAAACTTCAAAATCGAGCTCAAAAACATAATTCTATAAAGACGAAATGTCAGAaacgtaaatatttcttacaaataatcaa ACAGGTACACCTAGAACTGTGTAAAGTATCAAAAACAGTATGTACCATCCTTGGCATACAGACAGTTTGCGAGataggaataattattatgagtCTCACAGGACATTTCTACAGTTTGTATATTCGATATTATACACACAATATCACAGATCTTGTATTGCAGCAAATAATTCTAACGATCATACtaaattttcttcatattctaaaaattacgATTTTAAGTCGCGTTTGCAAACATGCAACCAATAAg GGAAATGAAACTATCGAGATTATTTACTCGATTTATGGATGTGACGCAGAATTTGATGTGCAAGAAGAG attcagCAATTTGATATTCAGATGTTACAAAGTCCGTTGAAATTCTCCGCTTATGGTATTTCTTTGGATAATTCTGTTTTAACTATG ATGTTGAAAGTTATAATAACCTATTTGATTATCATGATACAATTAAACAACTAA